A window of Chitinophagales bacterium contains these coding sequences:
- a CDS encoding ABC transporter ATP-binding protein, with translation MWHLKAVNKYFWKYRFRLGIGALFIIVSNYFAVLAPQVMGFIIDFVQKGIPGYQPPRKQPRYDILVRQFIDWVETRWNNADQIYTVILLSGLTILFLALLRGLFMFFMRQTIIVMSRLIEFDQKNEVYGHYQKLDTAFFKTHSTGDLMSRMAEDVSRVRMYTGPAVMYLINLVALISLSVFFMFKRNAELTLYVLAPLPILAVTIYFVNTVINRRSEKIQSLLASLTTNAQESYSGIRVIKSYVQEKAMLGFFNANSEEYKKNAIGLAKVEALYFPSITLLIGLSTLLTIFIGGLYYARGTGTIDLPALVEFVVYINMLTFPVSAIGWTASMIQRAAASQKRLNEFLDTRPDIQQPETPVKHTIAGDIRFNQVSFTYPHTGIKGLSSFDLHIRKGEKIALVGRTGSGKSTVAQLLLRMYDPTSGVVEYDGLDVRTLDLSYLREQISYVPQDVFLFSDSIAENIRFGQAGVDRTAIEQAAKMASVHTDILSLAEGYDTVVGERGVTLSGGQKQRVSIARALVKDPGLMIFDDCLSAVDAKTEQEIIGHLYDYLRNKTAIIITHRIFSLFQFDRIIVLDDGRIIEQGTHAELLEKDGYYAELYARQQDQGEEA, from the coding sequence ATGTGGCATCTCAAAGCGGTCAATAAATATTTCTGGAAATACCGGTTCCGGTTAGGGATCGGGGCCCTCTTTATTATTGTTTCCAACTATTTCGCAGTACTGGCCCCCCAGGTCATGGGATTTATCATCGATTTTGTTCAAAAAGGGATCCCGGGATATCAGCCACCCAGGAAACAACCACGTTATGATATCCTGGTAAGACAATTCATCGACTGGGTGGAAACCCGGTGGAATAATGCGGATCAGATCTATACGGTAATTCTTTTATCCGGATTGACCATTTTATTCCTGGCCTTGTTACGGGGGTTGTTCATGTTCTTTATGCGGCAAACCATTATCGTGATGAGCCGCCTGATCGAATTTGACCAGAAGAATGAAGTTTATGGTCACTACCAGAAATTGGATACGGCCTTTTTTAAAACCCACAGCACCGGTGACCTGATGAGCCGGATGGCCGAGGATGTGTCGCGTGTGCGGATGTATACCGGCCCCGCTGTCATGTACCTGATCAACCTGGTAGCCCTGATCTCCCTTAGCGTTTTTTTCATGTTCAAGCGAAATGCCGAACTAACCCTGTATGTCCTGGCCCCACTGCCCATTCTGGCCGTTACCATTTATTTTGTCAATACAGTGATCAACCGGCGAAGTGAAAAGATCCAATCCCTCCTGGCCAGTTTAACCACCAATGCGCAGGAGTCCTATTCGGGTATCCGGGTGATTAAATCCTACGTACAGGAAAAAGCCATGCTGGGCTTCTTCAATGCCAATAGCGAGGAATATAAAAAGAATGCCATCGGCCTCGCAAAAGTTGAGGCCCTGTATTTTCCGTCAATTACCCTGTTGATCGGATTAAGTACCCTCCTGACGATCTTTATCGGGGGACTATACTATGCCCGGGGTACCGGCACGATCGACCTGCCCGCCCTGGTGGAATTTGTGGTGTACATCAATATGCTCACATTTCCGGTGAGTGCCATTGGCTGGACGGCCTCCATGATTCAACGGGCGGCCGCATCGCAGAAAAGACTCAATGAATTCCTGGATACACGACCAGATATTCAACAGCCGGAAACGCCGGTAAAACATACCATCGCCGGAGACATCCGTTTCAACCAGGTCTCCTTCACTTATCCTCATACCGGTATCAAAGGACTCTCATCATTCGACCTCCATATCCGCAAAGGAGAGAAGATCGCTTTGGTCGGACGAACAGGAAGTGGTAAGTCCACAGTAGCTCAATTACTCCTTCGTATGTATGACCCAACTTCTGGTGTTGTGGAATATGATGGGTTGGATGTCCGAACCCTGGATCTTTCCTACCTGCGTGAACAGATCAGTTATGTACCTCAGGATGTGTTCCTCTTTAGTGATTCGATTGCAGAAAATATCCGTTTTGGCCAGGCTGGGGTAGACCGTACCGCCATTGAGCAAGCGGCTAAAATGGCTTCGGTTCATACGGATATCCTTTCCCTCGCGGAAGGTTACGATACCGTAGTGGGGGAACGGGGCGTGACCCTTAGCGGTGGGCAAAAACAACGGGTTTCCATTGCCCGCGCCCTGGTGAAAGATCCCGGACTGATGATCTTTGATGACTGCCTCAGTGCCGTGGATGCCAAGACCGAACAGGAGATCATTGGTCATTTGTATGACTACCTGCGCAACAAGACCGCCATCATCATTACCCATCGGATATTCTCCCTTTTTCAGTTTGACCGCATCATCGTACTCGATGATGGGCGGATCATAGAACAGGGAACCCATGCAGAACTCCTTGAAAAAGATGGTTATTATGCCGAACTATATGCCCGCCAGCAAGACCAGGGGGAGGAGGCATAG
- a CDS encoding CBS domain-containing protein: MHKVADILKRKGVSAVAVPPDTKVIDALEMMAEKNIGSVLVMDGGEFLGIITERDYSRKVILKGKNSHDTRVSEIMSADLPPVSPADLVNECMRIMTEKNIRYLPVFENNRLAGIISMSDVVKETIIMQQNTISHLESYIHSGH; encoded by the coding sequence ATGCATAAAGTAGCCGACATCTTAAAACGGAAAGGTGTTTCCGCCGTAGCTGTACCCCCTGATACCAAAGTGATCGATGCCCTGGAAATGATGGCCGAAAAGAATATCGGCTCCGTTCTGGTAATGGATGGAGGTGAATTTCTGGGTATCATCACCGAAAGAGATTATTCCAGAAAAGTGATCCTGAAGGGAAAGAATTCTCACGATACAAGAGTCTCGGAAATCATGAGCGCCGACCTTCCGCCGGTTAGCCCGGCCGATCTGGTAAATGAATGCATGCGTATCATGACGGAAAAGAATATTCGCTATCTGCCTGTATTTGAAAACAACCGTCTCGCCGGTATCATTAGTATGAGTGATGTGGTAAAGGAAACCATCATCATGCAGCAAAATACGATCAGTCACCTGGAAAGTTATATTCACTCGGGCCATTGA
- a CDS encoding DUF3276 family protein, with the protein MAYESNDNKMESIYSKRIRAGKRRTYFFDVRSTRGNDYYLTITESRKRFNDNGYDRHKIFLYKEDFNKFIKALGEAVDYVKTELMPGFDFDAYNHDNIDGVEGSENGSEMEMDVVASEPTVVSAAEEPTEIKAETPVTGDNGASEEVDKW; encoded by the coding sequence GTGGCGTACGAAAGCAATGACAACAAAATGGAAAGCATTTACAGCAAGAGGATCCGAGCTGGTAAAAGAAGAACTTATTTCTTCGATGTGCGTTCCACCCGTGGGAATGATTATTATCTGACCATCACCGAAAGCCGAAAGCGTTTCAATGATAATGGCTACGACCGGCACAAGATCTTCCTCTACAAAGAAGATTTCAATAAATTCATCAAAGCATTAGGCGAAGCCGTAGATTATGTGAAAACGGAGTTGATGCCCGGTTTTGATTTTGATGCCTATAACCACGATAATATCGATGGGGTAGAAGGAAGCGAGAATGGATCTGAAATGGAAATGGATGTGGTAGCCAGCGAACCTACTGTGGTGAGCGCTGCAGAGGAACCAACCGAAATCAAAGCCGAAACACCTGTTACAGGTGATAACGGCGCTTCGGAAGAAGTGGACAAATGGTAA
- a CDS encoding DUF3307 domain-containing protein — MTLWLIKLLLAHLLTDFLLQRKSWIRERRQLHFLSPYLYIHTFITTGVAGLLIGWTYWPTLIAIFITHTLIDGWKSYRPEKSLYFLLDQGMHLLVILACWGFTFYSWDDLAMVWETWSKDTRLWAYFTGFIFLTWPSSILVGQLTRSWRDHLDQSEALAQAGTWIGIMERCLILIMVLAGEYEAMGLLIAAKGFIRFNERNRPERKTEYFLIGTLISIGLAVLTGLLLNAI, encoded by the coding sequence ATGACCCTGTGGCTAATTAAATTATTACTGGCACATTTGTTAACTGATTTTCTACTGCAACGTAAAAGTTGGATCAGAGAAAGGCGACAGTTGCATTTCCTGTCCCCCTATTTATATATTCATACATTCATCACCACAGGGGTAGCAGGTCTGCTGATCGGTTGGACCTACTGGCCCACCCTGATCGCTATTTTTATCACCCACACATTGATCGACGGTTGGAAATCCTACAGACCTGAAAAATCACTCTACTTCCTGCTTGACCAGGGGATGCACCTTTTGGTCATATTAGCTTGTTGGGGATTTACTTTCTATTCCTGGGACGACCTGGCTATGGTATGGGAAACATGGAGCAAGGATACGCGGTTATGGGCCTATTTCACGGGTTTTATCTTCCTCACCTGGCCATCGAGCATTTTGGTCGGTCAGCTAACCCGTAGTTGGCGCGATCACCTGGATCAGTCAGAGGCACTTGCCCAGGCGGGTACCTGGATCGGTATAATGGAAAGATGTCTGATCCTGATCATGGTATTGGCTGGGGAATATGAGGCCATGGGATTATTGATCGCTGCCAAAGGGTTTATCCGGTTCAACGAGAGAAACAGGCCGGAAAGAAAAACTGAATACTTCCTGATCGGCACCCTGATCAGTATAGGATTGGCCGTGCTGACCGGATTGCTCCTGAATGCTATTTAA